A single genomic interval of Macadamia integrifolia cultivar HAES 741 chromosome 6, SCU_Mint_v3, whole genome shotgun sequence harbors:
- the LOC122082060 gene encoding probable glutathione S-transferase, with product MANEVTLLNAWPSPFGIRVKIALAEKGIEHEHKEEDLEDKSPLFLMMNPVRKKIPSLIHNGKPIFDSLLIVQYIDEVWKETSPLLPSDPYLRAQARFWADFVDKKVFYWGRRTVMTTDGKEAGKELIESLKLLEGELGEKPYFGGEKFGYVDLSLIPFYSFFNSFETYGNLSIEAECPKLIAWAKRCLQKESVSKSLADQQKVIHFFEQMRKKLGIA from the exons ATGGCTAATGAGGTAACTCTCTTGAATGCCTGGCCCAGCCCATTTGGGATCCGGGTGAAAATTGCCTTGGCCGAGAAAGGCATCGAGCACGAGCACAAGGAAGAGGACTTGGAAGACAAGAGTCCTCTGTTTCTGATGATGAACCCTGTTCGTAAGAAGATTCCCTCTTTGATCCATAACGGGAAACCCATCTTCGATTCCCTCCTCATTGTTCAATACATTGATGAGGTTTGGAAGGAGACTTCTCCCTTGTTGCCCTCTGATCCTTACCTCCGAGCTCAAGCcaggttttgggctgatttcgTCGACAAGAAG GTATTCTACTGGGGGAGAAGGACAGTGATGACGACAGATGGGAAAGAGGCTGGAAAGGAGTTGATAGAGAGCTTGAAATTGTTGGAAGGAGAGCTTGGAGAGAAACCTTACTTCGGAGGAGAGAAGTTTGGCTATGTTGATTTGAGCCTTATTcccttttactctttttttaattccttcGAGACATATGGGAACTTAAGCATAGAAGCCGAGTGTCCAAAGCTTATTGCTTGGGCTAAAAGGTGCTTGCAGAAGGAGAGTGTGTCCAAGTCCCTTGCTGATCAACAAAAGGTTATTCACTTCTTTGAGcagatgaggaagaaacttgGTATTGCGTAA